One genomic segment of Cardinium endosymbiont of Philonthus spinipes includes these proteins:
- the radC gene encoding RadC family protein has translation MAREIYATAPLKIQDWAPEDRPREKLLRQGASNLTDAELLAVLIGSGTRNMSVVVLAQHILKAYGNSLQELAKRSVQELQRFRGIGEAKAIAIVCAMELTRRRAYEPVHKKELINSSAKAYRVLQPDLTDKSVEEFWVLLLNRANYLIKKLKISSGGTSRTIVDARFLFRLVLDHQAVSIILAHNHPSGNTTPSTTDIELTKTLIRAGELLDVAVLDHIIFTDRKYFSFSDAGML, from the coding sequence ATGGCACGGGAGATATATGCAACCGCTCCGCTAAAAATCCAAGACTGGGCACCAGAGGACCGGCCAAGAGAAAAACTATTGCGCCAAGGAGCCTCTAATTTAACCGATGCAGAACTTTTAGCTGTGCTTATAGGATCTGGTACGCGCAACATGAGTGTTGTAGTATTGGCACAGCATATCTTAAAAGCCTATGGCAATAGTCTACAAGAACTGGCCAAACGTTCTGTCCAGGAATTGCAGCGATTTAGAGGGATAGGGGAAGCAAAAGCGATTGCTATTGTCTGTGCTATGGAGCTTACACGTAGGCGGGCCTATGAGCCTGTCCATAAAAAAGAATTGATTAACAGCTCTGCTAAAGCCTATAGGGTATTGCAGCCAGATCTAACCGATAAATCAGTAGAAGAGTTTTGGGTCTTATTGCTCAATAGAGCAAATTATTTAATCAAAAAATTAAAAATTAGTAGTGGGGGTACAAGTAGAACCATTGTAGATGCTAGATTTCTATTTAGACTGGTGCTGGACCATCAGGCTGTTTCCATTATATTAGCGCATAACCATCCTTCGGGCAATACTACTCCAAGCACTACTGATATTGAATTAACCAAAACACTTATAAGAGCTGGGGAGCTACTTGATGTAGCGGTGTTAGATCATATTATATTTACAGACAGAAAATACTTCAGTTTTTCCGATGCAGGAATGCTGTAA
- the rpsT gene encoding 30S ribosomal protein S20 produces MANHPSAEKRIRSNRTKYLRNRYQLKTCRTFMKKVSKCTDKAAAEQLLPKVFSMLDKLAAKNIVHKNKSANSKAKLAKHVNRLTIAVA; encoded by the coding sequence ATGGCAAACCATCCATCCGCTGAAAAACGCATAAGATCGAACCGTACCAAGTACCTTCGCAATCGTTATCAGTTAAAAACATGTAGAACTTTTATGAAAAAGGTTAGTAAGTGTACAGATAAAGCCGCTGCAGAACAGTTACTACCTAAGGTTTTTTCTATGTTAGATAAGCTTGCAGCAAAAAACATAGTGCACAAAAATAAAAGTGCCAACAGTAAAGCTAAGCTTGCCAAGCATGTAAATCGGCTCACTATAGCTGTGGCCTAA
- a CDS encoding CvpA family protein, with protein MTRTDTFQKRFIDANQIHMNGLDILLMIPLIWGGYNGLKKGFVVELISSLLLILGCIKGVTLFYTLLPIVEHKLPALAAILPTSLALLMLFIGGLVIYFLTKLIREVVVISFLGIFDNMLGGLFGLCKVAFFISLLIYFWGCVGLSAFSSIYTDHSLLFPLLEPIVPKILQSCTSMHSLYPFKQWCQLKGDSLTKSKP; from the coding sequence GTGACGCGAACAGATACGTTTCAAAAGAGGTTTATTGATGCTAATCAAATTCATATGAATGGACTTGACATTTTACTGATGATACCACTTATTTGGGGGGGCTATAATGGCCTTAAAAAGGGCTTTGTTGTGGAGCTGATTTCATCTTTACTATTGATATTGGGCTGTATCAAAGGAGTAACCTTATTTTACACCCTACTACCTATTGTAGAGCACAAACTACCTGCCTTAGCTGCTATTCTGCCCACTTCCTTGGCACTGCTCATGCTTTTCATAGGGGGCTTGGTGATTTATTTTTTAACAAAACTGATTAGAGAAGTTGTAGTGATTAGCTTTCTAGGCATATTTGATAACATGCTAGGAGGGCTATTTGGGCTATGCAAAGTGGCATTTTTTATCAGTTTATTGATTTATTTTTGGGGGTGTGTAGGGCTGAGTGCCTTTTCCAGTATCTATACAGACCATAGTCTTCTATTTCCGCTTCTAGAGCCTATTGTTCCAAAAATTTTACAATCCTGCACCTCCATGCATAGCCTTTATCCATTCAAACAGTGGTGTCAGCTTAAGGGTGATAGCCTGACCAAATCCAAGCCATAA
- a CDS encoding SIMPL domain-containing protein — MHEKKVKAAIVLSLGLIASSIIFSLAFWYTRSGATTYINVKGLAEREVDATIGIWSVKFESSGNDLNQVNAQIKKQTTTLINFLSEQGFTDKEIIYGHAYLDDRSKYNDADKRLKYSAEMEVTIHSPKVSLLYATVQKSQEIIQKGVFLVGSRWDRGLRFIFTDLNTIKPSMIQEATINAKKAAQQLASDSAVRLGMLRKASQGSFSIEDTDVPTRKKVRVVTQMEYAIQ, encoded by the coding sequence ATGCATGAAAAAAAAGTAAAAGCAGCTATTGTTTTGAGTCTCGGCTTAATAGCCAGTAGTATTATTTTTAGTTTAGCTTTTTGGTATACCCGTTCAGGAGCGACAACATATATTAATGTAAAAGGGCTTGCAGAAAGAGAGGTGGATGCCACTATAGGCATATGGTCTGTTAAGTTTGAGTCATCGGGTAATGATTTAAATCAGGTAAATGCACAAATTAAAAAGCAAACAACTACCTTAATTAACTTTCTTAGCGAGCAGGGATTTACAGATAAAGAAATCATATATGGTCATGCTTACTTGGATGACCGTTCGAAGTACAATGACGCAGACAAGCGTCTAAAGTACTCAGCAGAAATGGAAGTGACCATCCATTCGCCAAAGGTTTCTTTACTATATGCAACAGTACAAAAGTCACAAGAAATTATACAAAAAGGTGTTTTCTTAGTTGGTAGTAGATGGGATCGTGGGTTGCGATTTATCTTTACAGATTTAAATACTATTAAGCCATCTATGATTCAAGAGGCTACTATAAATGCAAAAAAGGCTGCTCAACAATTGGCTAGCGACTCAGCTGTACGTTTAGGCATGTTGCGTAAAGCCTCTCAAGGCTCTTTTTCCATAGAAGATACCGATGTACCTACTAGAAAAAAGGTTCGTGTAGTCACTCAAATGGAGTATGCTATTCAATAA
- a CDS encoding sodium:solute symporter family transporter translates to MLSLYIPLLMVAAFLLFEWIFVSCLSIIPTTFRDYSVSTKQHDTPLLVYILLFTFFESGLIVRTIQEVHHLGLPWIIFEFLSGCIPFWIVSCLALRMGPFMHNLSMSETIGNVYGRYPMIITSLSNICCATVVVAIQMNIISLAINICLDWVDPRIVTFLTILLLGCYTVIGRMRVFSLTNIGQLVAFLITPLILSCWMSMRMDEPLLELLGRLFMSQAKNHLNNLSHSDFNAPAILSLFLANQVSCIQPLMMQKVYMSSDHFQARSVFFYTGIFGAIMKFFILLFSLILLSAAPTLSLTEIWSYIVTGMPPALKGLVAISLLSAAMSVADTYLNTPAVLFSHDIVEGMMDQKWIPYRYQIRLAKLIALLMGLVAMLLNTHCSDLMELCKLHLDCFIPIAIAPFILAVLGFRGTSRTALMGMAAGILAIWSWNKWVEPITHINGAFPSMVANCLAMMVAHYFFPRPKKELKQTKQSNENHQPKLY, encoded by the coding sequence ATGCTATCCTTATATATACCACTTTTGATGGTGGCAGCTTTTTTATTATTTGAGTGGATTTTTGTATCCTGCTTGTCTATTATCCCCACTACATTTCGGGACTATAGTGTAAGCACCAAGCAGCATGACACCCCTCTTTTGGTTTACATTTTACTATTTACTTTTTTTGAAAGTGGATTAATAGTACGTACCATACAAGAAGTGCATCACCTTGGTCTTCCTTGGATCATTTTCGAATTTTTGAGTGGTTGCATACCCTTTTGGATTGTCAGTTGTTTGGCATTACGTATGGGCCCCTTTATGCATAACTTGTCTATGTCAGAGACAATAGGGAATGTCTATGGTAGATATCCGATGATTATTACATCATTATCCAATATTTGCTGCGCTACTGTGGTGGTCGCTATTCAAATGAATATCATCTCTTTAGCAATCAATATCTGTTTAGATTGGGTTGATCCAAGAATAGTGACTTTTTTGACCATTTTGCTCCTTGGTTGCTATACAGTCATTGGGCGGATGCGTGTGTTTAGCTTAACAAATATTGGGCAACTGGTTGCCTTTTTAATTACGCCCTTAATTTTGTCTTGTTGGATGTCTATGCGCATGGACGAGCCGCTCTTAGAACTACTGGGTAGGTTATTTATGAGTCAAGCAAAAAATCATTTGAACAACCTATCCCATTCAGACTTTAATGCACCGGCCATCTTATCATTATTTTTGGCCAATCAAGTTTCCTGTATACAACCCTTGATGATGCAAAAAGTATATATGTCTTCTGATCACTTTCAAGCGCGCAGTGTCTTCTTCTATACTGGTATTTTTGGCGCTATTATGAAGTTTTTTATTTTACTATTTTCTTTGATTCTCCTTTCAGCTGCTCCAACGTTATCTTTAACAGAAATTTGGAGCTATATAGTAACCGGCATGCCACCCGCTTTAAAAGGGCTTGTCGCCATTAGCCTGCTTTCTGCAGCGATGTCTGTAGCGGACACTTATTTAAATACGCCTGCTGTCCTGTTTAGTCATGATATAGTAGAAGGTATGATGGATCAAAAATGGATACCCTATCGTTATCAGATTCGATTGGCTAAACTAATAGCTTTGTTGATGGGGCTGGTTGCTATGTTACTCAACACCCACTGCAGTGATTTAATGGAGTTATGCAAATTACATTTGGATTGTTTTATACCTATAGCAATCGCCCCTTTTATTTTAGCTGTTTTGGGTTTTCGTGGTACCTCCCGAACTGCTTTGATGGGTATGGCCGCAGGCATATTGGCTATTTGGAGCTGGAATAAATGGGTAGAGCCTATTACACACATCAATGGTGCTTTCCCTAGTATGGTAGCCAATTGTCTAGCTATGATGGTGGCCCATTATTTTTTTCCACGACCGAAGAAGGAGCTAAAGCAGACAAAACAATCAAATGAAAACCATCAACCAAAGTTATATTAG
- a CDS encoding carbonic anhydrase: MEDDFKKILQGYKAFRNKYVDADPSIMHSLHRNGQQPKIMVIACCDARVDPALILQCDPGDLFVVRNVANIVPPYEQDKGHHGTSAALEFGICLLDIAHLIILGHSQCGGIKALLENGDVKQDDFITNWVSLIKTPNFKNHQADDYAKLSLAQSYENCITFPWIKARTQTGKLTIHLWFFDIQTGQIYTYTKDTQSYQTLLV, from the coding sequence ATGGAAGATGATTTTAAAAAAATATTGCAAGGTTACAAAGCATTTAGAAATAAATATGTTGATGCTGATCCATCTATTATGCATAGTTTACATCGCAATGGACAACAGCCTAAAATTATGGTGATCGCCTGTTGTGATGCTAGAGTAGATCCCGCTTTAATATTACAATGTGATCCGGGAGATTTATTTGTGGTGCGTAATGTAGCCAATATTGTACCTCCTTATGAGCAAGACAAAGGACATCATGGCACAAGTGCTGCTTTAGAGTTTGGTATTTGTCTCCTTGACATAGCTCATTTAATTATACTGGGCCATAGCCAGTGTGGAGGAATAAAGGCTTTATTAGAAAATGGAGATGTAAAGCAAGATGATTTCATTACCAATTGGGTTTCTTTAATCAAAACGCCTAATTTTAAAAACCATCAAGCAGATGATTATGCTAAATTGTCCTTAGCGCAATCCTATGAAAACTGCATCACCTTTCCCTGGATTAAAGCAAGAACACAAACCGGAAAACTTACAATTCATTTATGGTTCTTTGATATTCAAACAGGACAAATTTATACTTACACTAAGGATACCCAATCCTATCAAACACTATTGGTTTGA
- a CDS encoding phosphatase PAP2 family protein: MTNTIVYRLDQILFLAINKWHHSTTDVFFELITSTLFYIPLYILLIAFFKKTLGWHGVMLFSLTIIISDQCSATWLKPLFARYRPCYAMSQLHLVGTYNGIYGLPSSHASNTYAFAMLFWRIFKTNYKFSGLFFIWATIVSYGRIYGGMHYPLDVLSGAMVGCCIGLLMDRCYQKSSQIYGNTN, from the coding sequence ATGACCAATACCATTGTTTATAGACTTGACCAAATACTGTTTCTTGCGATTAATAAATGGCATCATTCGACCACAGATGTTTTTTTTGAATTGATAACCAGTACATTATTTTATATCCCTCTATATATTTTACTTATAGCTTTTTTTAAAAAAACATTGGGTTGGCATGGTGTTATGCTTTTTTCTCTAACCATTATCATCTCAGATCAATGTTCTGCTACATGGCTTAAACCACTTTTTGCAAGATATCGGCCCTGCTATGCTATGTCCCAGCTGCATCTTGTAGGTACATATAACGGTATATATGGGCTCCCATCATCTCATGCCAGCAATACATATGCCTTTGCGATGCTTTTTTGGCGAATTTTTAAAACCAACTACAAGTTCAGTGGGCTATTTTTTATTTGGGCTACGATTGTTTCATATGGACGCATATATGGTGGGATGCACTACCCACTCGATGTTTTGTCAGGTGCTATGGTAGGATGCTGTATAGGGTTATTGATGGATCGATGCTACCAAAAAAGCAGCCAAATCTATGGCAATACAAACTAA
- the typA gene encoding translational GTPase TypA, translating into MQPLRNIAIIAHVDHGKTTLLDNLLKQSGTFRAHQEVAERVMDSNDLERERGITILAKCTSLIWKETRINIVDTPGHADFGGEVERILSMVDGVVLLVDAAEGTMPQTKFVLSKALNLGLRPIVVINKIDRADARVAEVEDEVLELFMALDATEAQFNFPIVYASGRSGWASRTLDGERKDLSPLFDLILEHVPAPTVDLDSDFSMLITAREYDSYLGRMLTGRIFTGSVKVQQAIKALNKDNSVIENGKVTKIMAFRGMEHVPIDTAYAGDIVAIAGMQRANVADTICAPTVMQSLPALPIDPPTLAINFSVNDSPLAGTEGSKVTFNAIRDRLMRELESNVSIQVTESPNKDSFEVAGRGELQLGVLIETMRREGFELSISRPRVLIKLGDNGEKLEPLEEIQIEVDDAFSGSVIESMSLRKAEMRDLRPMGGGKTRIIFVGPSRGLIGYYGAFLTETRGTGIMNRSFHSYGTYRGTIAGRRNGVLIAMGMGDAVAYALFNLADRGKMFIGAGEKVYGGMIVGEHNRDNDLEVNLLKGKQLTNMRASSSDESIRLSPPVVMTLEEAITYIKDDERVEVTPQSIRLRKAVLDPNARKRAAKSHY; encoded by the coding sequence ATGCAACCATTACGTAATATTGCCATTATAGCACACGTAGACCACGGAAAAACAACCTTATTAGACAATTTATTAAAGCAAAGTGGAACCTTTAGAGCCCATCAAGAAGTAGCAGAACGGGTTATGGATTCCAATGATTTAGAGAGAGAACGTGGCATTACGATTCTAGCCAAGTGTACCTCTTTAATTTGGAAAGAGACCCGTATCAACATTGTTGATACACCTGGTCATGCTGACTTTGGTGGGGAGGTAGAGCGCATCCTAAGCATGGTAGATGGCGTGGTCTTATTAGTAGACGCAGCAGAAGGGACGATGCCCCAAACCAAATTTGTTTTAAGTAAAGCATTAAATTTGGGATTACGGCCTATTGTAGTAATCAATAAAATTGATCGTGCAGATGCGCGTGTAGCTGAAGTGGAAGATGAAGTCTTAGAGCTGTTTATGGCACTTGACGCTACAGAAGCACAATTTAACTTTCCTATTGTCTATGCTTCTGGACGGTCAGGTTGGGCTAGTAGAACATTAGACGGAGAACGGAAAGATCTATCTCCTTTATTTGATCTAATCCTAGAACATGTACCGGCTCCAACCGTTGACTTAGATAGTGATTTTTCAATGCTTATAACGGCAAGGGAATATGATTCTTATCTAGGTCGGATGTTGACAGGGCGAATCTTCACAGGGAGTGTAAAGGTCCAACAAGCTATCAAAGCGCTCAACAAGGACAATTCGGTAATCGAAAATGGCAAGGTGACAAAAATTATGGCTTTCCGTGGTATGGAACATGTACCCATTGACACGGCATATGCTGGTGATATTGTTGCTATTGCAGGCATGCAACGGGCTAACGTAGCAGACACCATTTGCGCGCCTACTGTGATGCAATCCCTACCTGCCCTTCCTATAGACCCACCTACATTGGCCATTAACTTTTCCGTTAATGATTCTCCACTAGCTGGAACAGAAGGTAGTAAAGTTACCTTTAATGCCATACGGGATAGGCTCATGCGTGAGTTGGAATCAAATGTATCTATTCAAGTAACCGAAAGTCCTAATAAGGATTCTTTTGAAGTAGCTGGACGGGGTGAATTACAGTTGGGTGTATTAATAGAAACAATGAGAAGAGAAGGGTTTGAGCTTTCCATTAGCAGGCCGCGTGTATTGATTAAGCTAGGGGATAATGGTGAAAAGCTAGAACCACTAGAAGAAATTCAGATAGAAGTAGATGATGCATTTTCAGGATCTGTCATTGAATCCATGAGTTTGCGTAAAGCAGAAATGAGGGACCTCCGTCCAATGGGAGGTGGCAAAACACGTATCATTTTTGTTGGTCCATCACGTGGTTTAATTGGTTATTATGGCGCTTTTCTTACTGAAACTAGGGGTACAGGTATTATGAACAGGAGCTTTCATAGTTACGGTACTTATCGTGGCACGATTGCTGGGCGGCGCAATGGGGTGCTGATTGCTATGGGAATGGGTGATGCAGTGGCATATGCACTATTTAATTTAGCCGACCGGGGTAAAATGTTTATCGGTGCAGGCGAAAAGGTTTATGGTGGAATGATTGTGGGAGAGCACAATAGAGATAATGACTTAGAAGTGAACTTGTTAAAAGGGAAACAGCTTACCAATATGCGTGCGTCAAGCTCAGACGAATCCATTCGGTTAAGCCCTCCTGTTGTGATGACATTAGAAGAAGCCATTACTTATATCAAGGATGATGAGCGGGTAGAAGTGACTCCACAATCGATTCGCTTACGCAAAGCGGTATTAGATCCCAATGCGCGTAAGAGGGCGGCTAAATCGCATTATTAA
- a CDS encoding zinc dependent phospholipase C family protein: protein MKHYLLVYIKTVYWLTLCYLPLEAWSWGFFAHKQIHRCAITTLPPTMFPFYKAHLTFLVEKSITPDKRRYVVKDEASKHFIDLEVYHASQVKDPKLLLHQAVAKHGAKAVATHGTLPWAILDVQQQLTKAFISKNTAKILQYSADLGHYIADAHVPLHTTQNYNGQMTGQEGIHALWETRLPVVFFDTYNLFVGQAVYIEDPLTHIWDIILQSHALVANLLDLEKQLSKQYPAKYSFEQEGNLLKKQYSIAFSTAYHHALQGQVEARLQQSIRAVGSFWLTAWVNAGSPNLNDLHTAPMDQDKEKQLLQEGIILEGIRACGEEH, encoded by the coding sequence ATGAAACATTATCTTTTGGTCTATATTAAGACAGTTTATTGGTTGACCTTGTGCTACCTTCCTTTAGAGGCTTGGTCTTGGGGGTTCTTTGCACACAAACAGATTCATCGGTGTGCTATAACCACCTTACCACCCACTATGTTTCCCTTTTATAAAGCACACCTTACCTTCTTAGTAGAAAAATCTATAACGCCGGATAAACGCAGATATGTAGTCAAAGATGAAGCATCAAAACACTTTATAGACCTTGAAGTCTACCATGCTAGCCAGGTGAAGGATCCAAAACTTTTGTTGCACCAGGCTGTAGCAAAACATGGCGCTAAGGCAGTAGCAACACATGGCACGCTCCCTTGGGCGATACTAGATGTACAACAACAATTAACAAAAGCTTTCATAAGTAAAAATACAGCTAAAATTCTACAATATTCAGCAGATTTAGGTCATTACATTGCTGATGCACACGTTCCTTTGCATACTACACAAAACTACAATGGGCAAATGACAGGTCAGGAGGGTATTCATGCTTTATGGGAGACAAGACTGCCTGTTGTATTTTTCGACACCTATAATCTTTTTGTAGGGCAGGCTGTTTATATCGAGGATCCATTAACCCATATATGGGATATTATACTACAGTCCCACGCCTTAGTGGCCAACCTACTGGATTTGGAAAAGCAACTTTCCAAGCAGTATCCGGCAAAATATAGTTTTGAACAAGAAGGAAATCTATTAAAAAAACAATATTCCATTGCATTTTCTACTGCTTACCATCACGCCCTACAAGGGCAGGTTGAAGCCCGTTTGCAGCAATCCATTAGGGCAGTAGGAAGTTTTTGGTTAACCGCTTGGGTCAACGCCGGCTCACCTAATTTGAATGATTTGCATACCGCCCCAATGGATCAAGATAAAGAAAAGCAGCTGCTCCAAGAAGGCATCATTTTAGAAGGCATTCGGGCATGTGGGGAGGAGCATTAG